The following is a genomic window from Malus sylvestris chromosome 7, drMalSylv7.2, whole genome shotgun sequence.
CCCCGCTGGATTCTGAAATCCCAGAAAAAGCCTGGACTCTAGAAATTGTCATTTGCTATGCACTTTGTCCAATCCAAGAGTCTTTGTCCGTTTTGAGCCTTGCAATTAGTCCTGGACTATATCATCCCTAGCTAAATCCATCTGCTATTCACAACCACGTATTGTCAGTTCATCACACTCTTTACCCGTAATTTCAGACCCTTCCACTCTCCACTCAAATCCCGTTTTTCGTAAATTAGattagtttagaatatcgcttGAAAAAAAGGGTTTGGCTTCCAAAAGGGAGGAGCTTTATAATCGAATTGTCAAAAAGTCGTTAAATTTATCATCTGGGATTCGATGGGTTTCGAAGGAGTGGAAGAATCGGGAGGGACGGAGGTGCCCCAGTCGAAGTTCAGGTACAACTCGCCGTTTGTCCAAGTGAGTCTGATCGGATTCGTCTGTTTCTGCTGCCCTGGCATGTTCAACGCCCTCTCCGGCATGGGCGGCGGAGGCCAGGTCGATCCGACCGCCTCCAACAACGCCTCCACCGCCCTCTACACCACCTTCGCCGTCTTCGGTATCCTCGGTGGCGGCATCTACAACATCCTCGGCCCCCGCCTCACCCTCCTCTCCGCCTGCTCCACCTACGTCCTATACGCCGGCTCATTCCTCTACTATAACCACCATAAGCACCAGGCTTTTGCTATTGTTGCCGGAGCAATCCTCGGAATCGGCGCTGGCCTCCTCTGGGTCGGTCAAGGTGCCATCATGACGTCATACCCTCCCCCGAATCGAAAGGGGACGTACATCTCgcttttctggagcattttcaACATGGGCGGCGTCATCGGAGGACTAATCCCCTTTGTTCTTAATTACCACCGGAGCGAAGCGGCTTCCGTCAACGATGCAACTTACATCGGGTTCATGATTTTCATGTCCATCGGGACTCTTTTAACCCTCGCTATCCTGCCCCCCAGCAAAGTTGTACGGGACGACGGGACTAAGTGTACGGAAATTCAGTACTCAAATGTCACAACTGAGGCCATTGAGATTGTCAAGCTGTTTATAAATTGGAAAATGCTTCTTATAGTCCCGGCAGCTTGGTCGAGCAATTTTTTCTACACCTACCAATTCAACAATGTCAACCAGATTATGTTTAATCTGAGGACCAGAGGATTCAACAATGTGTTCTACTGGGGAGCGCAGATGTTGGGGTCCGTCGTGATTGGACACATCATGGATTTCAGCTTCAAGAGTAGGAGGATGAGGGGTTTCGCTGGCATTTCTGTGGTTGGTGTCATCGGGACTGCCATTTGGATTGGCGGACTTGCCAACCAGCTCAACTACTCTCGCGGCGATTTGCCAGAGAAGTTGGATTTTAAGGACTCGGGATCTGCTTTCGCAGGACCATTCGTGTTGTATTTCAGCTTCGGGTTGCTTGATGCCATGTTCCAGAGCATGGTTTACTGGATCATTGGAGCCTTGGCGGATGACTCTGAAATTCTGAGCAGGTAACGTGCCTCGGTTCTCAAGTTTTAATCTCAGTGATCTTTGTGCATTTAGGCCATTTTCCGCGCGCGTGATTGGATTGGACTGGATACTCCAATCCGCGCACGAGACTTGGCCTTAAACTGTGATGCTAAATACGTGTTTTGTGCATGTATTTTACAGGTACGTTGGATTCTACAAGGGAATACAGAGTGCAGGGGCAGCAGTTGCTTGGCAAGTCGACACGCGCAAGGCGTCTTTCCTCGCCCAATTGGTTACGAATTTCGCGCTCAACACCGTGAGCTATCCGTTGCTAGTGGTTCTGATATTGCTGGCTGTGAAGGATGAAGGCAAGACTGATGTGGAGGAATTTACAATGGAGAAGGTTGCTGAGCCTGCAGCGTCAGGAAAGTGATCATAATGGTCGTCAGCTTAATTAGCATATCGAATTTGCCATAATCCATCCGAATATTTGTCTTAATTACGTTCACACGATCAAATCTTCATGCTTCAGTGTAATGAAAATGCTAGTGTAATTGATGTATCATGTTCAAATTGTCAAAGTATTTTACAGATTTATCGAAGTTCATGTTTTGAtaaaatttcctttaattttggAATGATTAGTTCTTGATCATGATTGTCTATTAGTTTCATGCCGGATTCTTTCATGCTTAAAAATTCAATGATCTCCGGCTTTCAAACGGCCCCTAAGGGAATGAACATTGGATTTGGAGTAGGTCAGTTGCCCCGTTGCACTTGAGTTTGAAACCGACCAGAATAGTTTGGAATATCACCAGAGAATGAATATTAACGTCTTCTTTTGACTAGAATAGTTTTTAATACCAACAAAGGATGGATATTGacgtctttttttctttttccatgtAAAGTTTGTAACACAACAGGATATGTAACACAAATTTTGATTGATCTACAGAAGGAAATGGCGGTCCTAATTAACATTTTTTGtgacaaaatttatttttaaaacatacATGATTAATAAATAATTCTGGCATATACAtataaatgaattaaaatataggATTTTCACTACTTAATATATAATTCTGGCACATACACATAAACTTCATGGCTTTAGGGTT
Proteins encoded in this region:
- the LOC126630728 gene encoding UNC93-like protein 1, translating into MGFEGVEESGGTEVPQSKFRYNSPFVQVSLIGFVCFCCPGMFNALSGMGGGGQVDPTASNNASTALYTTFAVFGILGGGIYNILGPRLTLLSACSTYVLYAGSFLYYNHHKHQAFAIVAGAILGIGAGLLWVGQGAIMTSYPPPNRKGTYISLFWSIFNMGGVIGGLIPFVLNYHRSEAASVNDATYIGFMIFMSIGTLLTLAILPPSKVVRDDGTKCTEIQYSNVTTEAIEIVKLFINWKMLLIVPAAWSSNFFYTYQFNNVNQIMFNLRTRGFNNVFYWGAQMLGSVVIGHIMDFSFKSRRMRGFAGISVVGVIGTAIWIGGLANQLNYSRGDLPEKLDFKDSGSAFAGPFVLYFSFGLLDAMFQSMVYWIIGALADDSEILSRYVGFYKGIQSAGAAVAWQVDTRKASFLAQLVTNFALNTVSYPLLVVLILLAVKDEGKTDVEEFTMEKVAEPAASGK